One window from the genome of Hemiscyllium ocellatum isolate sHemOce1 chromosome 28, sHemOce1.pat.X.cur, whole genome shotgun sequence encodes:
- the LOC132829218 gene encoding mucin-16-like: MFSLCPLLALPPALTTTHTPNGTEKPIEFNVTFTITNLEFTQSLQDSSSLLFSSASNIISHQLTALFTKSKINETFLHCNVVSFSVANVANTSVYSLCTFRNDSTQDVDRVTVYHEFRDNTNNISTLGVYSLDNNSLYVNGMDI, from the exons ATGTTCTCCTTGTGTCCTCTGCTAGCATTACCACCAGCATTGACAACAACACACACTCCAAATGGGACAGAGAAGCCCATTGAATTTAATGTGACCTTCACAATCACCAACCTTGAGTTTACACAAAGTCTACAAGATTCCAGTTCCTTGCTTTTCAGTTCTGCATCAAATATTATTTCTCACCAG CTCACTGCCCTGTTCACCAAGAGTAAAATTAATGAAACATTTTTACATTGCAATGTTGTTTCCTTCAG TGTGGCAAATGTTGCCAACACCAGCGTGTATTCACTCTGCACGTTTAGAAATGATTCTAcgcaggatgttgacagggtcaCTGTGTACCATGAATTCAGAGACAACACCAACAACATCTCCACCTTAGGGGTCTACTCACTGGACAATAACAGCCTCTACGTAAATGGTATGGACATTTAA